The nucleotide window GAATTCAGGGGTTTATACCCGTTGTGCCGAGGATACTTATGTCCACCCTCGGGCCGTTCTGATCGGGAATGTCATCCTGGGTCATGGGTGCTACATCGGCCCCGGGGCAAGCCTGCGAGGCGATTTCGGCAGGATCGTGATCGGTGATGGCGCCAATGTTCAGGACAATTGCATCGTCCATTCCTTTCCCGGCCGCGATGCCGTGGTGGAAACCGACGGCCACATCGGCCATGGCGCGATCCTGCACGGTTGCACAGTTGGCCGGAACGCTCTGGTCGGGATGAATGCCGTCATCATGGATGGCGTAGAGCTTGGGGCGGAATCGATTGTCGGCGCGCAGGCGTTTCTGCGTGGCGAAACCGTGATTCCGCCGCGTTCGATGGTGGTGGGATCGCCGGCAAAGGTGATCCGCGAGGTCAGCGAGAAAGAAATCGCGTGGAAAACGCGCGGCACCGCGGAATACCAGCAACTTGCGCGCGACTGTCTGGCCGGATTGACGCCGGTCGAGCCGCTGAAGGCGGTCGAGGCAGACCGGCCAGGGATGGCGGCCTCTGACGTCGTCTCCATTCAGGAGGCGCGGCGGACATCGTCCTGACCTGTCCGGGCACCGGGCCGGTCAGGACTACTTCAGATTCCGAAAGCGCCAGATGGAAGCGCCTTGACGCGTAACGGCACTCCCC belongs to Frigidibacter mobilis and includes:
- a CDS encoding phenylacetic acid degradation protein PaaY; this encodes MIGDGANVQDNCIVHSFPGRDAVVETDGHIGHGAILHGCTVGRNALVGMNAVIMDGVELGAESIVGAQAFLRGETVIPPRSMVVGSPAKVIREVSEKEIAWKTRGTAEYQQLARDCLAGLTPVEPLKAVEADRPGMAASDVVSIQEARRTSS